The following are encoded together in the Clostridium sp. BJN0013 genome:
- a CDS encoding SDR family oxidoreductase — MKFYYPYLGYKEQCKKIPIAFPPQHQSVQPGMEYLMIPRPIFDNPDYIGSCKLEDKVALITGGDSGIGRAVSLAFAKEGADVAIAYFNEHRDARETKELIEDQGRKCILLPGDLRKESFCKKIVEDTISAFGCLDVLVNNTAVQFPQNKLEDISTEQLEDTFRTNIFPLFHVTKAALAYLKKGAVIINTTSITAYQGSKLLIDYSSTKGAIVSFTRSLSLSLVSKGIRVNGVAPGPIWTPLQPASYPAEYITTFGTDTPMKRSGQPVELAPIYVYLASEDSTYVTGQIIHVNGGDFIGS; from the coding sequence TTGAAGTTTTACTATCCATATTTAGGTTATAAAGAACAATGTAAAAAAATACCCATTGCATTTCCCCCTCAGCATCAGTCAGTTCAACCAGGTATGGAATATTTAATGATTCCAAGACCTATATTTGACAATCCAGATTATATAGGAAGTTGCAAGTTAGAAGACAAGGTTGCCCTAATCACAGGAGGTGACAGTGGCATAGGAAGAGCTGTATCCTTAGCCTTTGCAAAGGAAGGGGCAGATGTTGCCATTGCATATTTTAACGAACATAGGGATGCAAGAGAAACAAAAGAATTAATAGAGGACCAGGGCAGAAAATGCATCTTGCTCCCTGGTGATTTGAGAAAAGAATCCTTCTGTAAAAAAATAGTTGAAGATACTATTTCTGCTTTTGGATGTTTGGATGTGTTAGTTAATAATACAGCTGTACAATTTCCACAAAACAAACTGGAAGATATTAGTACAGAGCAATTGGAGGATACTTTTCGTACAAATATATTTCCATTATTTCATGTTACTAAAGCTGCTTTAGCTTATTTGAAAAAAGGAGCTGTGATTATAAATACAACTTCTATTACAGCTTATCAGGGGAGTAAACTTCTTATTGATTATTCATCTACCAAAGGTGCCATTGTAAGTTTCACCCGCTCATTATCTCTTTCACTGGTATCAAAAGGAATAAGAGTTAACGGAGTAGCTCCAGGACCTATCTGGACTCCACTTCAGCCTGCAAGTTATCCAGCTGAATATATTACAACTTTCGGTACAGATACTCCTATGAAAAGATCGGGACAGCCTGTTGAACTTGCCCCTATATATGTTTATCTAGCATCAGAAGATTCCACTTATGTTACCGGTCAAATAATTCATGTAAATGGCGGAGATTTTATAGGTTCTTAA
- a CDS encoding methyl-accepting chemotaxis protein — MSTAKGMNVIMNKIKDVSVRIRIMLLVFFAMFVSNISIAVTLSYNLYNNFFQILTGQIIFKAILFFIIFEAIAGSLSEFVIIRPLKKGIILADSIANNDLSVNIETIHHGEAGQMIESLLKAKNNLKNLISEIQKSSKKVAFSSEDLNNIIGQASAHINEINTGIKKLISDFHQNVENIKQTSISLSDITDNSQNTAELASKILEYAKSVKYAAENGRVSVDSIVGAINDLASNSKDVSDEVLELEKQSNKIDEIVVIISGISEQTNLLALNAAIEAARAGEAGRGFSVVAEEIRKLAEDTNSSLQDIGNLVKDMNAKTRNVVSAVMTTEEKVELGVSKSNQIKTNIDEIIDSIENTFSMLNTITEGVTTQAAALEEMSATIDSMNSTVESGIDVSNDIKGKLNIQETLFNKIDSTSGELVVLSEDMNKLTNIFKLSSDS, encoded by the coding sequence TTGAGCACAGCGAAAGGAATGAATGTTATTATGAATAAAATTAAAGATGTTTCAGTACGTATTCGTATTATGCTTTTAGTTTTTTTTGCAATGTTTGTATCAAATATATCTATAGCAGTTACTTTATCCTATAACCTTTATAATAATTTTTTTCAAATACTGACCGGGCAGATTATTTTCAAAGCTATACTATTTTTTATAATTTTTGAAGCAATTGCAGGTTCACTGTCAGAATTTGTCATTATAAGGCCTTTAAAAAAAGGCATTATACTTGCTGATTCCATTGCAAACAACGATCTTTCAGTTAACATTGAAACTATTCATCATGGAGAAGCAGGCCAGATGATAGAATCCCTTTTAAAAGCAAAAAATAATTTAAAAAATTTAATATCGGAAATACAAAAATCTTCTAAAAAAGTAGCTTTTTCCTCTGAAGATTTGAATAATATAATCGGACAGGCTAGTGCTCATATAAATGAAATCAATACAGGAATTAAAAAACTTATATCTGATTTCCATCAAAATGTTGAGAATATAAAACAAACTTCAATTTCATTATCTGATATAACTGATAATTCACAAAATACGGCTGAACTTGCTTCTAAAATTTTAGAATATGCAAAGTCGGTAAAGTATGCTGCTGAAAATGGTAGAGTTTCCGTTGATTCTATTGTAGGCGCTATAAATGATCTTGCCTCAAACTCAAAAGATGTAAGTGATGAGGTACTTGAACTTGAAAAACAAAGTAATAAAATCGATGAAATTGTTGTTATTATTTCTGGAATTTCAGAACAAACAAATCTTCTTGCTTTAAATGCTGCTATTGAAGCCGCTAGAGCTGGTGAGGCAGGCAGGGGCTTCTCTGTGGTAGCTGAGGAAATAAGAAAACTTGCAGAAGACACCAACAGTTCCCTGCAGGATATTGGTAACCTTGTTAAAGATATGAATGCAAAAACTAGAAATGTAGTATCTGCTGTTATGACAACAGAAGAAAAGGTAGAACTTGGGGTCTCTAAATCCAACCAGATAAAAACAAACATAGATGAAATTATTGACAGTATTGAAAATACCTTTAGTATGTTAAATACTATAACTGAGGGAGTTACAACTCAAGCAGCTGCTCTTGAAGAAATGAGTGCAACTATAGATAGTATGAATTCAACTGTTGAATCAGGAATTGATGTTTCAAATGATATTAAGGGAAAACTGAATATACAAGAAACCTTATTTAATAAAATTGACAGTACTTCTGGCGAACTGGTGGTTCTATCCGAGGATATGAACAAACTTACAAATATATTTAAATTATCAAGTGATTCTTAG
- a CDS encoding IS110 family transposase: MLKIVYPICCGIDVHKKFVVATVTSTNENNITTYATKQFSTYSKNLFHLKEWLSEHNCKEVCMESTGKYWIPIYNILEDSCNITLANPKYVKNIPGKKTDKKDSLWLADLHKHGLVKGSFIPPKAIRELRDLMRYRFKLTNFRSSEKNRFQNSLTVSNIMISSVVSDTFGKSSSAIIKYAMEHPDKLDIDYTQFLHKSMLSKADEIKIAMQGSISKNQTAKMSVCLNHYDYINNCISQLDTAISLISSEFKSQIELIASAPGITTQSATTIISEIGVDMSVFPDAKHLCSWAGLTPQNNESAGKKKSVRISRAGAYLKPILIQCANAAIKNKSCPYFKYRYESIKKRRGHKRAIIAIARMLLTCIYNMLLKNEAFDNSIYEKYLKRENTSRHFQPDIDRIILFLQAQGFEVTKVSQEISPKIS, encoded by the coding sequence ATGTTAAAAATCGTTTATCCTATTTGTTGCGGTATTGATGTTCACAAAAAATTTGTAGTTGCAACTGTAACATCAACCAATGAGAATAACATCACTACCTATGCAACCAAACAATTCAGTACTTACTCAAAGAATCTTTTCCATTTAAAAGAGTGGTTATCTGAGCATAACTGTAAAGAAGTTTGTATGGAAAGCACCGGAAAGTACTGGATACCTATCTATAACATACTTGAAGATTCCTGTAATATTACTCTGGCTAACCCAAAGTACGTTAAAAACATTCCCGGCAAAAAAACTGATAAAAAAGATTCTCTATGGCTTGCAGACTTACATAAGCATGGATTAGTTAAAGGAAGTTTTATTCCTCCAAAGGCCATAAGAGAACTACGAGACCTTATGCGCTATCGCTTTAAACTTACAAATTTCCGTTCAAGTGAGAAAAACAGATTCCAAAATTCATTAACAGTTTCAAATATCATGATTTCAAGCGTAGTATCAGATACCTTTGGTAAATCATCATCAGCTATAATTAAATATGCCATGGAGCATCCTGATAAATTAGATATAGACTATACTCAATTTCTACACAAGAGTATGTTATCTAAGGCTGACGAAATTAAGATTGCTATGCAAGGAAGCATCTCTAAAAATCAAACAGCAAAGATGTCTGTATGCTTGAATCATTATGATTATATTAACAATTGTATTTCTCAACTTGATACTGCCATTTCATTAATTTCAAGTGAATTTAAGTCACAAATTGAGCTTATTGCTTCTGCCCCTGGGATAACTACACAATCTGCTACAACTATAATTTCTGAAATTGGAGTGGATATGTCAGTCTTTCCAGATGCTAAACATCTGTGTTCTTGGGCAGGTCTTACACCACAAAATAATGAAAGTGCTGGCAAAAAGAAAAGTGTTCGTATAAGCCGTGCCGGAGCTTATTTAAAGCCAATACTTATTCAGTGTGCTAATGCAGCAATAAAAAACAAGTCCTGCCCATACTTTAAATATCGTTATGAAAGTATAAAGAAAAGACGTGGGCACAAAAGAGCAATTATTGCTATAGCAAGAATGCTTTTAACCTGTATTTATAATATGCTTTTAAAAAATGAAGCCTTTGATAATTCTATTTATGAAAAATATCTAAAAAGAGAAAACACTTCTCGACATTTTCAACCTGATATAGATAGAATTATTTTATTTCTTCAAGCTCAAGGCTTTGAAGTAACAAAAGTAAGTCAAGAGATATCACCGAAAATAAGTTGA
- a CDS encoding sialidase family protein translates to MKSRLSLILNTTKKKMGAALLCGAFAATIGTGTVLASNSTNSLLGKVVNGVKSYSTDGGKTWSGKAPEGVTINEDSTGGVLKGLSPEGTVKGGLAVKVENGVRSYSTDGGKTWNKEVPKGVTVSEDGKKIKMVKTQSAADAN, encoded by the coding sequence ATGAAAAGTAGGTTATCATTAATTTTGAATACAACAAAAAAGAAAATGGGTGCTGCTCTCCTTTGTGGGGCATTTGCTGCTACAATAGGAACAGGAACGGTATTAGCATCAAACTCTACAAATTCTCTGCTTGGTAAAGTGGTAAATGGTGTTAAAAGCTATTCTACAGATGGTGGTAAGACATGGAGTGGAAAAGCTCCTGAGGGTGTAACCATTAATGAAGACAGCACAGGCGGCGTTCTAAAAGGTCTTTCACCTGAAGGTACTGTTAAAGGTGGATTAGCAGTAAAAGTGGAAAACGGTGTTAGAAGCTACTCTACGGATGGTGGTAAAACTTGGAACAAAGAGGTTCCTAAAGGTGTAACTGTAAGTGAAGACGGTAAAAAAATCAAAATGGTAAAAACGCAAAGTGCAGCTGATGCTAATTAA
- a CDS encoding response regulator transcription factor codes for MRILMVEDEKYMAEAVAQILKRNHYSVDLEYDGESGLDCGLSGIYDIIILDIMLPKMNGISLLKELRRNGIETPVILLTAKGETEDKVRGLDSGADDYLSKPFEAEELLARLRALGRRKSELVNEGILKYGDMELDPLNLRLSCRKQEFKLTLKECRLLELLIKGKGIIISKNVIVEKLWGYETDVEYNNVEVYVSFLRKKLRNIKSNVFIQTVRGAGYVIGMEKDGK; via the coding sequence ATGAGAATTTTAATGGTGGAAGATGAAAAGTATATGGCAGAAGCAGTGGCTCAAATTCTTAAAAGAAATCACTATAGTGTTGATTTGGAGTATGATGGCGAAAGTGGATTGGACTGTGGGCTTTCAGGCATTTATGATATAATAATTCTAGATATCATGCTTCCTAAAATGAACGGCATAAGCTTACTTAAAGAATTACGTCGAAATGGTATTGAAACCCCTGTAATTTTATTAACAGCAAAAGGGGAAACAGAGGATAAAGTAAGAGGATTAGATAGCGGTGCGGACGATTATTTGTCAAAACCCTTTGAGGCGGAAGAATTATTAGCTCGTTTGCGGGCTTTAGGGCGTAGGAAAAGTGAATTGGTAAATGAGGGCATTTTAAAATATGGAGATATGGAATTAGACCCTCTTAATTTGAGACTAAGCTGTAGGAAGCAGGAATTTAAATTGACTTTAAAAGAATGTCGATTGTTAGAACTGCTAATCAAAGGAAAAGGTATTATAATTTCAAAGAATGTCATTGTTGAAAAGCTCTGGGGTTACGAAACTGACGTAGAATATAATAATGTAGAAGTTTATGTATCTTTTTTACGAAAAAAGTTAAGAAATATTAAGTCCAATGTTTTTATCCAAACGGTACGTGGAGCAGGATATGTTATAGGTATGGAAAAGGATGGCAAATAA
- a CDS encoding ATP-binding protein, with protein MSKQDLPKLFDRFYRVDPSRTHEGGSYGLGLSIAKAIVDSLGGKIHAESVENESTTFTFTLGI; from the coding sequence ATATCCAAACAAGATCTTCCCAAGTTATTTGACAGGTTTTATAGAGTGGACCCGTCCAGAACTCACGAAGGTGGTAGTTATGGATTGGGATTGTCTATTGCAAAGGCTATTGTAGATAGTTTGGGTGGCAAGATTCATGCTGAAAGTGTAGAGAATGAGAGTACTACTTTTACTTTCACACTTGGAATTTAG
- a CDS encoding helix-turn-helix domain-containing protein, with protein MTDPTSNIGSVLKRVRFERGLTLEEASKLTEVSKAMLGQIERGESNPTISILWKISTGLKISFSEILGSEANNFQSISIDSIKPVYESDGKMILYDVFPFNPISGFEYFYIKLLPGAEHISTPHQNSAEEYVVVTKGTVVITVEDQTFELTAPSALKFKANRNHTYSNPYDIEAVFQNIVKY; from the coding sequence TTGACTGATCCAACATCTAATATAGGCTCTGTTTTAAAAAGGGTGAGATTTGAAAGGGGATTGACTTTGGAGGAAGCATCTAAACTTACTGAAGTGAGTAAGGCAATGCTTGGTCAAATTGAAAGAGGCGAATCAAATCCTACAATATCAATATTATGGAAGATTTCTACAGGGCTCAAAATTTCATTTTCTGAAATACTAGGAAGCGAAGCCAATAATTTTCAATCAATATCAATAGATAGTATAAAACCTGTATATGAATCAGATGGGAAAATGATATTATATGATGTATTCCCTTTTAATCCAATATCAGGATTTGAATATTTTTATATTAAACTGCTTCCTGGTGCTGAACATATTTCTACACCGCATCAAAATTCAGCGGAAGAATATGTTGTAGTGACAAAAGGCACTGTAGTGATAACTGTAGAAGATCAAACTTTTGAACTTACTGCTCCTTCAGCATTAAAGTTTAAGGCCAACAGAAATCATACCTATAGTAACCCATATGATATTGAAGCTGTATTTCAAAATATAGTTAAATATTGA
- a CDS encoding formate C-acetyltransferase/glycerol dehydratase family glycyl radical enzyme yields the protein MITERIETLRQNYINAKPAISYQRARIWTESHKKTEGESIPIRRAKAFRDTCQQIDVTIFNGELIVGAIGEFRKCGILTPEFSWSWVDREMDNFGKRVQDPYVMTDEQRAFVRKNIFPYWKGKSLEEAFLAQLPRETAKVVVDTGFVDNDSKWRQAVGEITPDYQDVLFKKGFGGIIKEAKENIARLSLTSAENMKKKDFYNSIIITSRGIITLANRYAEKAREMADVENDSVRKEELLKIAEICSRIPEKAPSTFYEAIQFVWFTQVGGIISENPLALNIGRFDQFMYPYYKSDMDKKIMTKDQIQELIELLWIKLSEWVWTISANTAEFFAGYNQFQNLTVGGKTREGKDAINDLSYMCLKATERVKTHQPGLSVRIHQDCPGSFLDAVTYLVSKGTGFPAIHNDAAGYQMLINAGYAPEDARDWNNCGCVVPHFRKTGEWTSAVNINFTAALEFALNRGKSRIIGEKIGLDEKNPMNFESYEEVEKAFYKQFDNLIEHSIIATLLAQKLHKEMVPRPFLSSCIEECMIKGKDLVDAGAKYNIGPVLTGIGLAVTSNSLAVIKKLVFEDKVITMETLIKVLDANWEGCENLRQLAIAVPKYGNDIDYVDDIAIKMANHYYKEGHKYKDINGNNFITAFMGISNYLPTGKVVGATPCGRKAKEPLSEGVSPFAGSDTSTPLAAMRSAAKINQDVHSGGTLLNLRLNEDLVNTKRGQSNLGAMIQSFFSLGAFHVQFNTISTETLRKAQNNPEDYKDLLVRVAGYSTQFVNLSRSMQDAIIARTAHENY from the coding sequence ATGATTACAGAGAGAATTGAAACTCTAAGACAGAATTATATAAATGCAAAACCGGCAATTTCATACCAAAGGGCAAGAATTTGGACAGAGTCGCACAAAAAAACAGAAGGTGAATCAATTCCTATAAGAAGAGCCAAAGCATTTAGAGACACTTGTCAGCAAATTGATGTTACTATTTTTAATGGAGAACTTATTGTTGGCGCCATTGGAGAATTCAGAAAATGCGGTATCTTAACTCCAGAATTCTCCTGGAGCTGGGTAGATAGGGAAATGGATAATTTTGGCAAAAGGGTGCAGGATCCATATGTTATGACGGATGAACAAAGGGCATTTGTAAGAAAAAATATATTTCCGTATTGGAAAGGAAAATCTTTAGAAGAAGCATTTCTAGCACAATTACCTAGAGAAACTGCAAAAGTTGTAGTAGATACCGGCTTTGTTGATAACGATTCAAAATGGAGACAGGCAGTTGGCGAAATAACACCAGATTATCAAGATGTTCTATTTAAAAAAGGTTTTGGAGGCATTATCAAAGAGGCAAAAGAAAATATTGCAAGGCTTTCTCTTACTTCAGCGGAAAATATGAAAAAGAAAGATTTTTATAATTCCATAATAATTACCTCCCGGGGAATTATCACACTTGCAAATAGATATGCTGAAAAAGCTAGAGAGATGGCCGATGTAGAAAATGATAGTGTGAGAAAAGAAGAACTTTTAAAAATTGCTGAAATATGCAGCAGGATACCTGAGAAAGCCCCTAGTACTTTTTATGAAGCTATTCAATTTGTCTGGTTTACACAAGTTGGTGGAATAATATCTGAAAATCCACTGGCACTTAACATAGGGAGATTCGACCAGTTTATGTATCCATATTATAAATCTGATATGGATAAAAAAATTATGACAAAGGATCAAATACAAGAGCTTATTGAATTACTCTGGATAAAGTTATCTGAATGGGTTTGGACAATTTCTGCAAATACTGCTGAATTCTTTGCAGGATATAATCAATTTCAAAATCTTACAGTTGGCGGTAAAACAAGAGAGGGAAAAGATGCTATAAATGATCTTTCATATATGTGTTTGAAAGCCACCGAAAGAGTGAAAACTCACCAACCGGGTCTAAGTGTTAGAATTCATCAGGATTGTCCGGGAAGCTTTTTGGATGCAGTTACTTATTTAGTAAGTAAAGGTACTGGATTTCCTGCAATTCATAATGATGCTGCAGGTTATCAAATGCTTATAAATGCAGGCTATGCACCAGAAGATGCTAGAGATTGGAACAACTGTGGTTGTGTAGTACCACATTTTCGTAAAACTGGTGAATGGACTTCAGCGGTAAATATCAATTTTACTGCAGCTTTGGAGTTTGCATTAAATAGAGGTAAAAGCAGGATCATTGGTGAGAAAATAGGTTTAGACGAAAAAAATCCAATGAATTTTGAGTCTTATGAGGAAGTCGAAAAAGCATTTTACAAACAATTTGATAATTTAATTGAACATTCAATTATAGCTACTTTATTAGCACAAAAACTTCACAAGGAAATGGTCCCAAGACCATTTTTATCCTCCTGTATAGAAGAGTGTATGATAAAAGGCAAGGATTTAGTTGATGCTGGAGCAAAATATAATATAGGACCTGTGCTTACTGGAATAGGCCTTGCAGTTACCTCCAATTCTCTTGCCGTAATCAAAAAACTTGTTTTTGAAGATAAAGTTATCACAATGGAAACTTTAATAAAGGTACTTGATGCAAACTGGGAAGGTTGCGAAAATTTGAGACAATTAGCTATTGCAGTACCAAAGTATGGTAATGATATTGACTATGTTGATGATATTGCCATTAAAATGGCAAATCATTATTATAAAGAAGGACACAAATATAAAGACATAAATGGCAATAATTTTATCACTGCCTTTATGGGGATTTCTAATTATTTGCCTACAGGAAAAGTTGTTGGTGCAACCCCATGTGGCAGAAAAGCTAAAGAACCATTGTCTGAAGGTGTATCTCCCTTTGCAGGGTCTGACACCTCTACGCCACTGGCAGCCATGCGTTCAGCAGCAAAAATTAATCAGGATGTACATTCTGGTGGAACACTGTTAAACTTGAGATTAAATGAGGATTTAGTAAATACTAAAAGGGGACAGAGCAACTTGGGAGCAATGATTCAATCTTTCTTTTCTCTAGGGGCATTCCATGTTCAGTTTAATACAATATCTACTGAAACACTGCGTAAAGCTCAAAATAATCCTGAAGACTACAAAGATTTGTTAGTTAGGGTTGCAGGATATAGTACGCAATTTGTTAATTTATCCAGGTCAATGCAGGATGCAATCATTGCAAGAACAGCTCATGAAAATTATTAG
- a CDS encoding glycyl-radical enzyme activating protein, which produces MNSIGGYFMEPQNFSVNDGNGIRTIIFFVGCPLKCQWCSNPESCTNSNKIAYYQRTCIGCGRCVEVCPHGVDINLNQILERKKCKSCGFCVEACPTNSRKNLIYHYNSEQILKIVEKQSIFYRYSGGGVTFSGGEATLQADILRELVNKLYDKAVDLAIETSGYFQFDNVKDILEKLNLIFIDIKHMNDDKHRFYTGVGNERILENISRLKELKVPVIVRIPVIDGVNSDMDNIRKTARFVKDNINKPKLELLPYHSFGNSKYEALGLEKPSEEFKTPSQEYLMELCKIVKNEGVEVVSYK; this is translated from the coding sequence ATGAATAGCATAGGTGGATATTTTATGGAACCGCAAAATTTTTCTGTTAACGATGGAAATGGAATTAGAACAATTATTTTTTTTGTTGGTTGTCCACTTAAATGTCAATGGTGTTCCAATCCGGAAAGTTGTACAAATTCTAACAAGATTGCCTACTACCAAAGGACATGTATAGGATGTGGAAGATGTGTTGAAGTATGTCCCCATGGAGTAGATATAAATTTAAACCAAATTCTCGAACGAAAAAAATGCAAATCCTGTGGATTTTGTGTAGAGGCATGCCCAACCAATAGTAGGAAAAATTTAATTTATCATTATAATAGTGAACAAATATTAAAAATAGTAGAAAAACAAAGTATATTCTACAGATATTCAGGTGGAGGTGTTACTTTTTCTGGAGGAGAAGCAACCCTTCAGGCTGATATACTGAGAGAGCTTGTAAATAAACTTTATGATAAAGCTGTAGATTTAGCTATTGAAACTTCTGGCTACTTTCAGTTTGATAACGTGAAAGATATATTGGAAAAATTAAATTTAATATTTATAGACATAAAACATATGAATGATGATAAGCATAGATTTTATACAGGAGTTGGCAACGAAAGGATATTGGAGAACATATCAAGACTTAAAGAGTTGAAAGTACCTGTGATAGTTCGTATACCGGTGATTGATGGGGTGAATTCCGATATGGATAACATTAGAAAAACTGCTAGATTTGTTAAGGATAATATAAATAAGCCAAAGTTAGAGCTATTACCATATCACTCATTTGGCAATAGTAAATATGAGGCTCTTGGCCTAGAAAAACCATCAGAAGAGTTCAAGACCCCATCACAGGAATATTTAATGGAATTATGCAAAATAGTTAAAAATGAAGGTGTTGAGGTAGTAAGCTATAAATAG
- a CDS encoding helix-turn-helix transcriptional regulator, which translates to MKQSELAELVEVRRETIVHLENGRYNLSLKLGMNIAKIFHTTVEELFKFED; encoded by the coding sequence ATGAAGCAAAGTGAACTGGCTGAATTAGTTGAAGTGAGACGGGAGACGATAGTTCATCTGGAAAATGGAAGATACAATCTGTCACTTAAACTGGGAATGAATATTGCAAAAATATTCCATACCACGGTTGAAGAATTATTTAAGTTTGAAGATTAG
- a CDS encoding MarR family winged helix-turn-helix transcriptional regulator: MIDSNIENDYVQNMVNYLILVHEKLSKPFEDCFKEKLSALQFNTLCVLQSYGSLTMKELAERMNLSKQQMTKIIAKLVKINFAERSYDKDDRRIIKISATKEADEYIKLESKAFARRLKDIINSLNEEDLKDLEIAIRSMNKILPKFPKWLSK; encoded by the coding sequence ATGATTGATAGTAATATTGAGAATGATTATGTACAAAATATGGTTAATTACTTAATCCTCGTTCATGAAAAATTAAGTAAGCCCTTTGAAGATTGTTTTAAAGAAAAATTAAGTGCTCTTCAGTTTAATACACTATGCGTACTTCAATCTTATGGAAGCTTAACAATGAAAGAATTAGCTGAAAGGATGAATTTATCTAAGCAGCAAATGACTAAAATTATTGCCAAACTTGTTAAGATTAACTTTGCTGAGCGTAGTTACGATAAAGATGATAGACGTATAATTAAAATATCTGCTACAAAAGAAGCTGATGAATATATTAAATTAGAAAGTAAAGCTTTTGCGAGAAGATTGAAAGATATAATAAATTCATTAAATGAAGAAGACCTAAAAGATTTAGAAATTGCAATTAGAAGTATGAATAAAATACTTCCTAAGTTTCCTAAGTGGTTGAGTAAGTGA
- a CDS encoding IS4 family transposase, whose protein sequence is MRNNTTIFDIFQTLLKKEEVITVCAVLGYKDTSRKFTVYDLFQFFIATATNEYKSFRAGSDFMNEAGLRAVDYSTISKKAANVDYKIAKKLFEILITKCNRSTRRILKLPKDLLAVDSTTITVGEGRLKWAKFKGNKSGIKLHVALNVNTLMPQKVIETTANKHDGPIGEKLINTDCILVEDRAYGKHKRYDMFKSIKQAFVIRIKDNITLSYPKNIKSLRTENSNIIKDVTCYLGEGSSKTENRFRVVQFSDFYGKSIRVCTNLMAITPEKIADIYKERWKVESFFRFIKQNLNVKRLFGTSENAVYNQLFIALIAYVLLHFSYVNVSQNLKFVKLSFCEFVRKLLNSTLQDEVQVCIDLLFKNINNYQICLW, encoded by the coding sequence ATGAGAAATAATACCACTATATTTGATATATTTCAAACACTTTTAAAAAAAGAAGAAGTAATTACAGTATGTGCGGTTTTAGGCTATAAGGATACATCAAGAAAATTCACAGTATATGATTTGTTTCAATTTTTTATAGCGACAGCAACTAATGAATACAAAAGTTTTAGAGCTGGTTCAGATTTTATGAATGAAGCTGGATTAAGAGCAGTTGATTATTCCACAATTTCGAAGAAAGCAGCAAATGTAGATTATAAAATAGCTAAGAAATTATTTGAGATTCTTATAACTAAATGCAATCGTTCAACTCGAAGAATACTTAAATTACCAAAAGATTTATTAGCAGTAGATTCCACTACTATAACTGTTGGTGAAGGCAGATTGAAATGGGCAAAGTTCAAAGGTAATAAGTCAGGAATAAAGCTGCATGTGGCTCTTAATGTAAATACTTTAATGCCTCAAAAAGTCATTGAAACTACTGCAAACAAACATGATGGTCCAATAGGTGAAAAACTTATTAATACAGATTGTATCTTGGTAGAAGATAGAGCTTATGGGAAACATAAGAGATATGATATGTTTAAATCTATAAAACAAGCATTTGTCATAAGAATCAAAGACAATATAACTCTAAGTTATCCAAAAAACATAAAAAGTTTAAGAACTGAAAATTCTAATATAATCAAGGATGTTACTTGTTATCTTGGAGAAGGCTCTTCTAAAACTGAAAATAGATTTAGAGTTGTTCAATTTAGTGACTTCTATGGAAAATCCATAAGGGTATGTACTAACTTAATGGCCATTACACCTGAAAAAATTGCAGATATCTATAAAGAAAGATGGAAAGTTGAAAGCTTTTTTAGATTTATAAAGCAAAATTTGAATGTTAAAAGATTGTTTGGAACAAGTGAAAATGCAGTTTACAATCAACTTTTTATAGCTTTAATTGCGTATGTATTACTTCATTTTTCTTATGTTAATGTGTCTCAAAATTTGAAATTTGTTAAGTTATCATTTTGTGAGTTTGTTAGAAAACTTCTTAATTCTACACTTCAAGACGAAGTTCAAGTATGCATTGACTTATTATTTAAAAATATCAATAATTATCAAATTTGTTTATGGTGA